cagctctgggaggggagtgggggctgggagccaggactcctgggttctctccccggctctgggagggaagtggggggctgATGGGTCAGTGCAGGGCTCTGCCAGGTTGTGTGGTGTGACGGGCTGGGTTTTCCCCGCAGGGACATTAACCTGTCAGAGAGCGAGGCCGAGCAGGACGGGACCCACAATAtcctggagctgccccaggtgTACGCGGGCCGGGGGAACATGAAGGCCCAGCAGAGCGCTGTGCGGCTCACCGAGGTGTGTGCTGCccacaggggcagggggtggagccaGTTGGCACAGCCAGTTGGCACGGTGTGATGACAACAGAGACCTTGATAGAACCGTGATCTTCCAAGTAAATGTTCTGATCCGGCCGGGGGCTGCGTGGGAGGCCGAGAGGGCTCCACACCCCGCCTGCTCTGCCTGAGCGCGGACCTGGGGCTGGCTGTGGCCTGCCCTTGTCTGATGGATTCTGTCGCCTCCCTCACAGATCGGGCCCCGAATGACCCTGCAGCTCATCAAGGTGGAGGAAGGGTTGAACCAGGGCAACGTGCTGTATCACAGCTTCAGTAAGTGCCCGGCCGGCGCCCATTGTCCCCCTCCGGGGCCGCCAGGCCCTCGTCACTCCCGTTCTCCTCCAGTGAGTGGCGAGTTCGAATCCCAGGGCTCTGTCCCCACTgagcccctcctccttcctcctccccagttcTCAAGACGGAGGAGCAGCTCCGGGCAGCCCTGGCCAGGAAGGAGGAGCGGCTGCGGCTGAAGGCAGAGCGGCGCTGCAGGCAGGAGGCCAACGTGCAGCGCAAGAAGGAGCAGCGGGAGGCCCACAGGTGAGCGGCAGGCCCCACAGTCCCAGTCCTGTCTGGGGGCAGCAGCTGGCCTTGAGGGAGAGGAGCctggtgcatgctgggagttgtagtcccctTGGGGCCTGACGCTGgtgctttggggtgcaggaagcagAGCCTGGCAGGGAtcaggaggaagcagcagcagggggaggaTGGCGACAGTGGTGCTGAGGATCCTGGGCTGCCAGAGGACCAGGACCCGGCCAACCAATCAGACGACGACATGGAATATTACCGGCAGGAAGTGGGCGAGGAGCCTGAGGCAGGTGAGTCGTGACCCCAGACAAACTGCTCGGACCTGGGCTGCTGGCACCGCTCCCagcctgggggatgggggagctggggtccCCAAGTCTCCCCGCCGGGTGCAGCTGATGATGCGAATCTTCCTGAGCAAGTTCTGTGAGTTCAGTTCAAAGTAAACGCACTGATGCATCTGGCagagccctgtccccagccccatggACTGCGCTGGGTCTAGCCCCCCTGGCTGTGCAGTGCCTTGCAGCTGGTCCAGCTTGGGCTGGGATAGCTGGAATTGAAGCCTACCTTCGGGGAGGGGGTTCCCAtcttcagccagctctgcccTCTGAGCCCCTGGTGCTCAGGTGGGCTGGGACGGAGCACGGATCCCTTGGTGGCTGGTTCTGGTAACCCACCCTGGGGCCATCTTGCGGCCCCGGTGCCCAGTGGGTGGGTGATTGCCTGGTGCCCCGTTTCCCCTGCCCTAGGGGGCCCTATTACCTATCCATGGGGCCCTGCCTGTCCTGGATCGTGACTCTCCTCCCTGGTTCTCCCGCATCTCTAGATCTGTTCCCCAAACGCGTGAAGAGGAAACCTGggcccctgtgctccccccagcccagcaagagactcagacccagccagcctggggagCAGCCTGCAAGCCGCAAGGCAAAGCACAGGAGAGCCCTTGGCCAGCCGCAGAGGGGCGGGCGCAGCCCTAGGGAGCCCGGGAACTCTCAAAGGCCTGGCCAGCAGAACGACCCACGGAGCCCCAAGGGCCGCGGGCAGCAGCGAGGAGCACGGACTCCAAAGCCGGgaggacccaggcatccggggcAGCAGGGAACCAAGCGAGGCCCTAGGCTCCCTGGCTCCAAGTTCAAAGGGCCGGGGAAGCCGGGGCTGCGGAGGAAGCAGGCAGCCCAGGGAAAGGGGGGGCGCCAGAGGCCCCGGGCCCCCAAGAAGGGGCAGCCCTAACCCCCCACCCTGGACATCTGCCTTGTTCATAGACTGGGGGAAGGCGGGGAGGGTGGCTGTTCAATACACCACTCTGCATTGCCCTGTGGTCTGTGTGTGCTGGTGCTGTGTGCAGGGGGGGTGCCCTCCCCTCCTAGCCAGGTCCAGGGCGGCCCCCGCTCAgacagggccagtgctgcaggctgggggcaggacggGAACTCTGGGCggttccctgcccctccctgatGTGGCTGGAGGCTGAGGTGCGGGCTgccagggcagggtgctgggccctcccaccaccctccggctgggggggaaggggtggagcagcgGCTTCAGGCTGCAGCCAGCAGGAAGGAACAGCCTGCTACTGCTTCCCTCTCCAGCCTGCGGTGGGTCCTGCTGCCCCCAGGGCACAGCGCCAGGTGAGGGGGGCTCGGGGGCATTTCTGGGTATTCTCAGGCCGGGGGCTTTAAGCCAGGGTGTCATGCTGCACTGATTGctggggggggttgggtgggCGATGCCATGGCCTGCTGCTCTCCCAGGGGGGCTGCGGCgctgtgggcccctggagcggcgGGGGTGGGGATATGGTTCTGGCTCTAGAGCCCCCCCTGGGCAGAGTGGGTGCGTGGGGGGAGAGCTCACTTCAAGTCTTCCGGTTAACGTTGCTGAACAATTAGGGAATGGgctcgtttggcagctgcctgctttgcccactgcttgcaggaagagcagccccttggaGTGAGCGGGTGGGGGCTTAGCACCATGGGGCACTGgcagccccccagcagctcccttctcccctaagttccctgtgctgcagccacccagcaggctccCAGTTGCTGGCGTGTGCTGCTCCTGGCAGCCTGCTGTATGGGGGGAATGGGGGCTAATGGCGGgtggccccctgctcctgcaccccacttaccccatttcCATAGCGTGGGGAGGGACATGACAGGGTCCAGgcaggtctcagcaagctgatctaagtAACAAGGCCGTGTGCTTAGAGGgaggtcagctacttaaaggggaaacgTGCCTCTCAGGCCGGGGGGGCACTTTGAAGTGCGGGTGGTCGCTCTCTCCTGGTGCTGCAGGTTCTCCACCTCCCCGCGGGGATTGACCCCAGCGCTGAGGCACTGGTTAGGCTGGTGCTTTGCTGCGCTCGGGGGTTCACCCCGAGTGAGAAaggtgcagcgctgtaaagcaccagtatcGCACTATAGATATAGGCTTTTGTCGGgctccagggaaatttttttcaccaaaccccccatttacattaattcatgtggaaattggattcgcttaacatcgtttcacttagtcacatttttcaggaacagaactctgAAGTGAGGAGTGACTGTCCTCAGCTGCAGCCCGCTGGTCCCTCGGGACTGAGACAGGCCAGCTGCTCTCACCTGCCGTGGCCCGGCTGGGGGGAACATGATGATGCAGGGGGCTGGCCAGGGCAGCTGCactggctgggcccctccagctGCAGCAAGCAGGGGAAGAGACCTGCCACCCTGCGTGTGAGTCTCTCCTGCCTAGGCAGGGACCCTGGGTCACTTCGCAGCCTGTTACCACCCTGCGTGTAAGTCACACCCACCTCTCCCGCCTAGGCAGGGACCCTCGGTCACTTCACAGCCTGTTCTCACCACTCAGTGTGTGAGTCACACCCACCTCTCCCCCCTAGGCAGGGACCCTCGGTCACTTTGCAGCCTGCAGGGGTGAGCTCAGCGCCAAGGTGCAGGCAGCGACCCGCTaacccagccccaccctcctTTGCCCCAGGATGGCTGTTGCAGGGCCTGCGGCCTTCAACACCTTCCAGGAGCA
The sequence above is a segment of the Gopherus evgoodei ecotype Sinaloan lineage unplaced genomic scaffold, rGopEvg1_v1.p scaffold_40_arrow_ctg1, whole genome shotgun sequence genome. Coding sequences within it:
- the LOC115642458 gene encoding suppressor of SWI4 1 homolog isoform X1, translated to MGRESKTKNQKRARAAAQQRAQEQFASVPHSFVFHRGRVGRSLQQLILDVRRVMEPFTASTLQVRKKNSLKDFVAVAGPLGVTHFLVFTKSPTNVNFKLVRLPGGPTLTFQVTQYSLIKDVVSSLKRHRMHEQQFTHHPLLVLSNFGLQQMHIKLMATMFQNMFPSINVHKVNLNAIKRCLLISYNADSQLLDFRHYSLKVVPVGASKGLKKLLQEKFPNMSRLEDISELLAKDINLSESEAEQDGTHNILELPQVYAGRGNMKAQQSAVRLTEIGPRMTLQLIKVEEGLNQGNVLYHSFILKTEEQLRAALARKEERLRLKAERRCRQEANVQRKKEQREAHRKQSLAGIRRKQQQGEDGDSGAEDPGLPEDQDPANQSDDDMEYYRQEVGEEPEADLFPKRVKRKPGPLCSPQPSKRLRPSQPGEQPASRKAKHRRALGQPQRGGRSPREPGNSQRPGQQNDPRSPKGRGQQRGARTPKPGGPRHPGQQGTKRGPRLPGSKFKGPGKPGLRRKQAAQGKGGRQRPRAPKKGQP
- the LOC115642458 gene encoding suppressor of SWI4 1 homolog isoform X2, giving the protein MGRESKTKNQKRARAAAQQRAQEQFASVPHSFVFHRGRVGRSLQQLILDVRRVMEPFTASTLQVRKKNSLKDFVAVAGPLGVTHFLVFTKSPTNVNFKLVRLPGGPTLTFQVTQYSLIKDVVSSLKRHRMHEQQFTHHPLLVLSNFGLQQMHIKLMATMFQNMFPSINVHKVNLNAIKRCLLISYNADSQLLDFRHYLKVVPVGASKGLKKLLQEKFPNMSRLEDISELLAKDINLSESEAEQDGTHNILELPQVYAGRGNMKAQQSAVRLTEIGPRMTLQLIKVEEGLNQGNVLYHSFILKTEEQLRAALARKEERLRLKAERRCRQEANVQRKKEQREAHRKQSLAGIRRKQQQGEDGDSGAEDPGLPEDQDPANQSDDDMEYYRQEVGEEPEADLFPKRVKRKPGPLCSPQPSKRLRPSQPGEQPASRKAKHRRALGQPQRGGRSPREPGNSQRPGQQNDPRSPKGRGQQRGARTPKPGGPRHPGQQGTKRGPRLPGSKFKGPGKPGLRRKQAAQGKGGRQRPRAPKKGQP